A part of Gloeocapsa sp. PCC 73106 genomic DNA contains:
- a CDS encoding LON peptidase substrate-binding domain-containing protein, translating into MESPSSIAVRELPLFPLPKVVLFPGRPLPLHIFEFRYRIMMNTILETDSRFGVLMVDPVESKVAQVGCCAEIVHFQRLPDDRMKILTMGQSRFRVLEYVREKPYLVGLVEWFEDQPTSEDLTPKAQEVERLLQDVVLLSAKLTDQKIELPDDLPKLPRDLSYWIASNLYDVASEQQALLEMRDTGARLAREAEILKSTRNHLAARTALKDALN; encoded by the coding sequence ATGGAATCCCCTTCTTCAATCGCTGTGAGAGAACTTCCTCTCTTCCCACTCCCGAAAGTAGTTTTGTTTCCAGGACGTCCTCTACCCCTTCATATCTTTGAATTTCGCTACAGAATCATGATGAATACGATTCTGGAAACCGACAGTCGTTTTGGTGTACTGATGGTAGATCCAGTAGAAAGCAAAGTCGCTCAAGTGGGTTGTTGCGCTGAAATCGTCCATTTTCAACGCTTACCAGATGATCGTATGAAAATTCTGACTATGGGACAGTCTCGTTTCCGAGTGTTGGAATACGTGCGAGAGAAGCCTTATTTGGTTGGTTTGGTGGAATGGTTTGAAGATCAACCCACTTCCGAAGATCTAACTCCTAAAGCCCAAGAAGTAGAAAGATTGTTACAAGACGTAGTTCTTCTTTCTGCTAAATTAACCGACCAAAAGATTGAATTACCCGACGATTTACCCAAACTTCCTAGGGATTTGTCTTATTGGATCGCTAGTAATCTCTATGACGTAGCTTCGGAGCAACAAGCTCTGTTGGAAATGCGAGACACTGGAGCTAGACTAGCTAGAGAAGCGGAAATTCTGAAGTCTACTCGCAACCATCTAGCTGCTCGCACTGCACTTAAGGACGCTTTAAATTAG